In Triticum aestivum cultivar Chinese Spring chromosome 5B, IWGSC CS RefSeq v2.1, whole genome shotgun sequence, the following proteins share a genomic window:
- the LOC123114738 gene encoding uncharacterized protein, whose translation MFVSICPCDEHFSNLSTGSIGAPSSVLCCEVEGANRSTYTVEIWHSEGHDGNQFTSFINLPNIDRMVLSLFFTFLSLFVIRVISICPCDEHFSNLSTGSIGAPFQPSVVRSKEPMFPHVHC comes from the exons ATGTTTG TTTCCATCTGTCCCTGTGACGAGCATTTTAGTAATCTGAGCACTGGTTCAATTGGTGCTCCCTCGTCAGTACTCTGCTGTGAGGTTGAAGGGGCCAATAGATCCACGTACACTGTTGAGATATGGCATTCTGAGGGACATGATGGAAAC CAATTTACAAGCTTTATTAATTTGCCAAATATTGACAGGATGGTACTATCCTTGTTCTTCACTTTTCTCTCCTTATTTGTGATTCGTGTAATTTCCATCTGTCCCTGTGATGAACATTTTAGTAATCTGAGCACTGGTTCAATTGGTGCTCCCTTTCAGCCCTCTGTTGTGAGGTCGAAGGAACCAATGTTTCCACACGTGCACTGTTGA
- the LOC123111297 gene encoding uncharacterized protein encodes MSYMRGDLLTKTRKLVKGLAKPAPAWLKAMEQAPPVTFPRTDGKIEKIELPEDVYVKRFFRRHPDSLYHDAIKISGFDPPPARVFAWCVLELKEQGVNEDDAMAVADMEYGAEKKAKKLAYKELKQIARREGKPPPPNPYPSAIKEIQAEEKKYVRDRFHNPKVLEIVNKMKEDRQMFLQDRAAASGASGEGQ; translated from the exons ATGTCGTACATGCGAGGCGATCTGCTGACGAAGACGCGGAAACTGGTGAAGGGGCTGGCCAAGCCCGCCCCTGCCTGGCTCAAGGCCATGGAGCA GGCACCTCCAGTCACATTCCCTAGAACTGATGGTAAAATCGAGAAGATAGAACTGCCAGAGGATGTCTATGTCAAGAGGTTCTTCAGAAGGCATCCTGATTCACTCTACCATGATGCAATAAA GATAAGCGGGTTTGATCCACCGCCAGCAAGAGTTTTTGCTTGGTGTGTCTTAGAGTTGAAAGAACAGGGAGTCAATGAAGATGATGCAATGGCTGTAGCAGAT ATGGAGTATGGAGCAGAGAAAAAAGCAAAGAAGCTAGCATACAAGGAACTGAAACAAATTGCACGCAGAGAAGGAAAGCCACCACCTCCAAATCCATATCCAAGCGCTATCAAAGAAATACAGGCAGAGGAAAAGAAGTATGTTAGGGACCGTTTCCATAACCCAAAGGTACTCGAGATCGTGAATAAGATGAAAGAGGACAGACAGATGTTTCTTCAAGATAGAGCGGCAGCATCAGGTGCATCAGGTGAAGGACAGTAA
- the LOC123111296 gene encoding protein sym-1 yields the protein MAMASALPLLLGPRPIISPRPTATGRFLSSSAHLSTAPAPVEPLKGGGRLARLQTLHAASCCNSAPAAASGGVEAARAKGLQLVAWYLLSLDKHPVATKAVTSAVLTLAGDLICQLVIDKVPELDLKRTFVFTLLGLVLVGPTLHFWYLYLSKLVTISGTSGVISRLLLDQFIFSPVFIGVFMSLLVTLEGKPSLVVPKLKQEWFSSLIANWQLWIPFQFLNFYFVPQKLQVLAANFVALAWNVILSYKAHKKVIAE from the exons atGGCGATGGCGTCCGCGCTCCCGCTCCTCCTCGGCCCCCGCCCCATCATCTCTCCGAGGCCCACTGCAACGGGCCGCTTCCTCTCCAGCTCCGCTCACCTGTCCACCGCCCCTGCCCCCGTCGAGCCCCTGAAGGGCGGCGGCCGCCTCGCGCGGCTCCAGACGCTCCACGCAGCCTCCTGCTGCAACTCCGCCCCCGCAGCAGCATCTGGAGGAGTGGAGGCGGCCCGGGCGAAGGGCTTGCAGCTCGTGGCCTG GTACCTTCTGTCTCTTGACAAGCATCCGGTGGCGACCAAGGCTGTCACTTCTGCTGTGCTGACTCTGGCCGGGGACCTCATCTGCCAG CTTGTAATTGATAAAGTGCCAGAGCTAGACCTGAAGAGAACATTTGTGTTCACGTTATTGGGACTTGTCCTGGTGGGGCCAACGTTGCATTTCTG GTACTTGTATTTGAGTAAATTAGTGACGATCAGCGGGACATCTGGTGTCATTTCTCGCCTGTTACTTGACCAG TTCATCTTCTCTCCTGTTTTCATTGGTGTCTTCATGAGCTTACTCGTAACCTTGGAGGGAAAGCCATCTCTTGTAGTGCCAAAGCTTAAGCAG GAGTGGTTCTCTTCATTGATCGCGAATTGGCAATTGTGGATACCGTTCCAGTTTTTGAATTTCTATTTTGTCCCACAGAAGCTCCAG GTTCTTGCCGCTAATTTTGTAGCCCTTGCATGGAACGTGATTTTGTCATACAAAGCTCATAAGAAGGTTATCGCGGAGTAA
- the LOC123115959 gene encoding calmodulin-binding protein 25, with the protein MMLTAMQHMDSSAYASSPSASPWQQLLTAQRGHLLPFDYEDLASVPAAAHAPAAHQQHRPARRVARRRPRPSRRLPTTYISADPAEFRRMVHQVTGADELLLPPAQQQTEGPLLPALAARAAPSSAGGALLLPTLDTSAFLLGGCRARPSTARTDAILMPPPTSRDGSLPLDSTSGSSSNCGFPTLESWDLL; encoded by the coding sequence ATGATGCTCACGGCCATGCAGCACATGGACTCCTCCGCCTACGCATCCTCGCCCTCGGCGTCACCGTGGCAGCAGCTCCTCACGGCCCAACGCGGCCACCTGTTGCCCTTCGACTACGAGGATCTCGCGTCCGTCCCCGCCGCGGCGCACGCGCCGGCGGCGCACCAGCAGCACAGACCCGCGCGCCGCGTCGCCAGGCGGCGGCCGCGCCCGTCGCGGCGGCTGCCCACGACCTACATCagcgccgaccccgcggagttccgcCGCATGGTGCACCAGGTCACGGGCGCCGACGAACTCCTCCTCCCGCCGGCCCAGCAGCAGACGGAGGGGCCCCTTCTCcccgcgctcgccgcccgcgcagCGCCTTCGTCGGCCGGCGGGGCGCTGCTGCTGCCGACGCTGGACACGTCGGCGTTCCTGCTCGGCGGGTGCAGGGCGAGGCCGTCCACCGCGCGGACGGATGCGATCCTGATGCCACCGCCGACGTCTCGCGACGGGTCCCTCCCGCTGGACAGCactagcggcagcagcagcaactgTGGTTTCCCGACCTTAGAGTCGTGGGATCTTCTCTGA